One part of the Dunckerocampus dactyliophorus isolate RoL2022-P2 chromosome 11, RoL_Ddac_1.1, whole genome shotgun sequence genome encodes these proteins:
- the atp10b gene encoding phospholipid-transporting ATPase VB isoform X1, protein MVWWSPLSLMRDALRGQRARDKDLRHLVSNLPYEGLEKRQQPNRYFPRNAIKTTKYTLLFFVPMNLFEQFHRLANIYFMGLAILNFVPVVNAFQPEVALIPICVILSLTALKDAWEDFRRYQSDRKLNNMPCFIYSRKDKQFTERRWKDVQVGDFLKVLCNEIVPADLLLLHTSDTNDVCHIETANLDGETNLKERRAVAGLCVTEPDFEPESFNSIVVCEKPNNNLNHFKCYVEKANKDKVGAGIESLLLRGCTVRNTDHAVGFVVYAGHETKSMLNNNGPRYKRSKLERKLNVDVIFCVILLLAMCLVGAVGHYFWRQTLPGVPPYLVPDSNGHLDGPGLSSFYMFFSMIILLQVLIPISLYVSIELVKIGQIFFITNDIDLYDEETDGRIQCKALNITEDLGQIEYIFSDKTGTLTENKMVFRRCSIMGTEYPHKENAIRLAVIDEPDSEEEVIFNQQPQPSQPGWSLDAEDSNPEGTQHHHGSRHKSKFAGNAQSNVAFSSPLETEVIPDRKLLQQVGIAERSSSSRKMDPYLDFFLALAICNTVVVSMATARRQRTQEYPCSFQPTNPLDNFSNFLKRAGSFRNIFASKAKRDRTFSDTSFKEDDRFSPSSKVDDSGVFTSHGQSEEPSTVCYQAESPDEAALVYAAKAYGFTLLSRTPDSVTVRLPSGQNLVFEVLDTLSFDSNRKRMSVLVRHPITKEFVLYSKGADYAIMELLGAPYAENLSGCQKNIVADTQYHLDCYGKEGLRTLCFTKKVVSSKHYEDWCLSRQRAMAAIDGREQLITDTAVQLETNLTLLGATGIEDRLQESVPDTILALREAGIKVWVLTGDKPETAVNIGYACRLLEDEDLVINMSCKNKLTCTSILDCTLEEVKRYENDPRNVDTTPDISLVIDGGTLAIALSPDLQGRFVELAKRCRSVLCCRVTPLQKSAVVKIIREKLRVMTLAVGDGANDVNMIQAADIGIGISGQEGMQAVMASDFAISHFKHLKKLLLVHGHWCYTRLANMIIYFFYKNLANVSLLFWYQFYCGFTAATMLDYWLLIFFNLFFTSAPPIMFGIMDKDVSAEVLLGVPELYRTGQGAGEYRLSTFWISMLDAFYQSLICFFIPYLAYQDSDIDVFTFGTPLNTVSLFTILLHLSIEIKAWTVVHWIIMLGSVAVYLIVTLLYTSCVTCNSYWTLQAQIIDPIFYLVCILTTVVALLPRYVFHVMRNSIAPTPIVQARHLDQLDPSTREEWIKEWRGFRGGGRVKRSELSTPPLPVPDVAPQTPTTSDFLGDEITLTSLQIMTKTTHIIQ, encoded by the exons ATGGTGTGGTGGAGCCCTCTGTCTCTGATGAGGGACGCCCTCAGAGGTCAAAGGGCGCGTGACAAAGACCTCCGCCACTTGGTGTCTAATCTTCCTTACGAGGGCCTGGAGAAGAGGCAGCAACCCAACCGCTACTTTCCGCGAAACGCCATCAAGACCACCAAATACACCCTGCTCTTCTTCGTCCCCATGAACCTCTTTGAGCAGTTCCACCGCCTGGCCAACATCTACTTCATGGGCTTGGCTATTCTCAACTTTGTCCCCGTGGTGAACGCCTTCCAGCCCGAGGTGGCTCTCATCCCCATTTGTGTCATCCTGTCTCTCACCGCCCTCAAAGACGCCTGGGAGGACTTCAGGAGGTACCAGTCGGACAGGAAGCTCAATAACATGCCGTGCTTCATCTACAGCAG GAAAGACAAGCAGTTTACGGAGCGACGTTGGAAAGATGTGCAAGTGGGTGATTTCTTGAAGGTGCTTTGCAATGAAATTGTCCCTGCAGACCTTCTGCTCCTGCACACATCGGACACCAACGATGTGTGTCACATTGAGACAGCCAATCTGGATGGAGAGACCAACCTAAAGGAGAGGAGGGCGGTGGCCGGCCTCTGCGTCACG GAGCCTGACTTTGAACCTGAAAGTTTCAACAGCATTGTGGTGTGTGAAAAGCCCAATAACAATCTGAATCACTTCAAGTGTTATGT GGAGAAAGCAAATAAAGACAAGGTGGGTGCTGGAATAGAGAGTCTGCTGCTTCGAGGCTGTACTGTCAGAAATACAGACCATGCTGTTGGCTTTGTGGTGTATGCAG GCCATGAAACCAAGTCAATGCTGAACAACAATGGGCCAAGATACAAGCGCAGCAAACTAGAGCGGAAACTGAACGTGGACGTCATCTTTTGCGTCATTCTCCTCCTCGCCATGTGTCTGGTCGGCGCAGTAG GTCACTACTTTTGGCGGCAGACGCTACCTGGCGTGCCCCCTTACCTGGTCCCTGACAGCAACGGTCACCTGGACGGTCCCGGTCTGTCCAGCTTCTACATGTTCTTCAGCATGATCATCCTGCTGCAG gtcctgataCCCATCTCACTTTATGTTTCCATTGAGCTGGTGAAGATTGGCCAGATCTTCTTCATTACGAATGACATAGATCTTTATGACGAAGAGACAGACGGCCGTATACAGTGTAAAGCCTTGAACATTACAGAGGACCTGGGTCAGATTGAGTACATCTTCTCAGACAAGACAGGAACGCTCACGGagaacaagatggtgtttcggCGTTGCTCCATCATGGGGACAGAGTACCCGCACAAAGAAAACG CCATCCGTTTGGCTGTTATTGATGAGCCAGATTCAGAAGAGGAGGTCATCTTTAACCAGCAGCCGCAACCTTCACAGCCTGGATGGTCTCTGGACGCTGAGGACAGCAACCCCGAAGGCACACAACATCACCATGGAAGCAGACACAAGAGCAAGTTCGCAGGAAACGCCCAGAGCAACGTGGCCTTCAGCAGTCCACTG GAAACGGAGGTGATTCCAGACAGGAAGCTGCTCCAGCAGGTCGGCATTGCAgagagaagcagcagcagccggAAGATGGATCCATACCTGGACTTTTTTCTGGCTCTCGCCATTTGCAACACGGTGgtggtttccatggcaacagctCGGAGACAGAGG ACACAAGAGTACCCATGTTCCTTCCAGCCAACTAATCCATTGGATAACTTCTCCAACTTTTTGAAGAGAGCGGGTTCATTTCGCAACATATTTGCATCTAAAGCCAAAAGGGACCGAACCTTCTCAGACACCTCTTTTAAAGAGGACGATCGCTTTAGCCCCTCTTCAAAAGTGGACGACTCGGGAGTTTTCACATCACATGGTCAGAGTGAGGAGCCCAGCACGGTGTGCTATCAGGCAGAGAGTCCAGACGAGGCAGCTTTGGTGTATGCCGCCAAAGCGTATGGCTTCACTCTGCTGAGCCGCACCCCCGACAGTGTGACTGTGAGGCTGCCATCTGGCCAGAATCTGGTCTTTGAGGTTCTCGATACCCTCTCCTTTGACTCCAACAGGAAGAGAATGTCTGTTCTGGTGCGACACCCTATCACCAAAGAATTCGTGCTGTACTCCAAAGGTGCAGACTACGCGATCATGGAGCTGCTTGGTGCACCATATGCTG AAAATCTCAGCGGATGTCAGAAGAATATCGTTGCAGATACTCAATATCACCTTGACTGCTATGGTAAAGAGGGCCTGCGTACGCTTTGCTTCACTAAGAAG GTTGTGAGCTCCAAACACTATGAAGACTGGTGCCTGAGCAGGCAGAGAGCTATGGCTGCCATCGACGGCAGAGAGCAGCTCATTACAGACACCGCTGTGCAGCTGGAGACGAACCTCACCCTGCTGG GGGCGACAGGCATTGAGGACCGTCTGCAGGAGAGCGTTCCAGACACCATTCTGGCACTGCGGGAAGCGGGGATCAAGGTGTGGGTGCTGACTGGTGACAAGCCGGAGACAGCTGTCAACATTGGCTATGCCTGCAGgctgctggaagatgaagacCTGGTGATTAACATGAGCTGCAAAAACAAG ctCACATGCACTTCTATCCTGGACTGCACTCTGGAGGAGGTAAAGAGATACGAAAACGACCCTCGTAACGTGGATACGACCCCAGACATCTCTCTGGTGATCGATGGAGGCACCCTGGCCATAGCCCTGTCGCCGGATCTGCAGGGCCGATTTGTGGAGCTGGCAAAGCGTTGCCGCTCTGTGCTCTGCTGTCGAGTCACACCCTTGCAGAAGAGTGCAGTGGTGAAGATCATCAGGGAGAAGCTCAGGGTCATGACGCTAGCTGTTG GTGATGGTGCCAACGATGTTAACATGATCCAAGCAGCCGATATTGGGATCGGCATATCCGGTCAGGAAGGAATGCAG GCAGTCATGGCGAGTGACTTCGCAATATCTCACTTCAAACACCTTAAAAAGCTCCTGCTGGTTCACGGACACTGGTGCTACACTCGCCTGGCCAATATGATCATTTACTTCTTCTATAAGAATTTG GCCAATGTCAGCCTTCTCTTCTGGTATCAGTTCTACTGCGGCTTCACAGCGGCCACCATGTTGGACTACTGGTTGCTGATTTTCTTCAACCTCTTCTTCACCTCAGCGCCCCCCATTATGTTTGGAATCATGGACAAAGACGTTTCGGCGGAGGTGCTGCTCGGTGTGCCTGAGCTGTATAGGACGGGCCAAGGAGCAGGG GAATATAGATTGTCCACCTTCTGGATTTCCATGCTTGATGCCTTCTATCAGAGTCTCATTTgcttcttcattccatacttg GCCTACCAGGACTCGGACATTGATGTTTTTACCTTTGGAACTCCTTTGAACACAGTTTCCTTATTTACCATCCTGCTACATCTATCAATAGAGATCAAAGCCTGG ACAGTGGTTCACTGGATTATCATGCTGGGCAGTGTTGCAGTGTACCTCATTGTGACACTGCTGTACACCTCCTGTGTTACATGCAACTCGTACTGGACTCTCCAGGCACAGATCATAGACCCTATTTTCTACCTTGTCTGCATCCTCACAACTGTGGTTGCCCTGCTGCCGAG GTATGTGTTTCACGTGATGAGGAACTCTATCGCCCCCACTCCGATTGTGCAAGCCAGGCATCTGGACCAACTGGATCCCTCCACAAGAGAAGAGTGGATCAAAGAGTGGAGGGGCTTCAGGGGCGGAGGGCGGGTCAAACGTTCCGAGCTGTCCACGCCACCCTTGCCCGTCCCGGACGTGGCTCCCCAGACACCAACCACCTCAGATTTTTTAGGAGATGAAATCACACTGACATCTTTACAAATAATGACAAAGACTACACACATAATACAATAA
- the atp10b gene encoding phospholipid-transporting ATPase VB isoform X2 has protein sequence MVWWSPLSLMRDALRGQRARDKDLRHLVSNLPYEGLEKRQQPNRYFPRNAIKTTKYTLLFFVPMNLFEQFHRLANIYFMGLAILNFVPVVNAFQPEVALIPICVILSLTALKDAWEDFRRYQSDRKLNNMPCFIYSRKDKQFTERRWKDVQVGDFLKVLCNEIVPADLLLLHTSDTNDVCHIETANLDGETNLKERRAVAGLCVTEPDFEPESFNSIVVCEKPNNNLNHFKCYVEKANKDKVGAGIESLLLRGCTVRNTDHAVGFVVYAGHETKSMLNNNGPRYKRSKLERKLNVDVIFCVILLLAMCLVGAVGHYFWRQTLPGVPPYLVPDSNGHLDGPGLSSFYMFFSMIILLQVLIPISLYVSIELVKIGQIFFITNDIDLYDEETDGRIQCKALNITEDLGQIEYIFSDKTGTLTENKMVFRRCSIMGTEYPHKENAIRLAVIDEPDSEEEVIFNQQPQPSQPGWSLDAEDSNPEGTQHHHGSRHKSKFAGNAQSNVAFSSPLETEVIPDRKLLQQVGIAERSSSSRKMDPYLDFFLALAICNTVVVSMATARRQRTQEYPCSFQPTNPLDNFSNFLKRAGSFRNIFASKAKRDRTFSDTSFKEDDRFSPSSKVDDSGVFTSHGQSEEPSTVCYQAESPDEAALVYAAKAYGFTLLSRTPDSVTVRLPSGQNLVFEVLDTLSFDSNRKRMSVLVRHPITKEFVLYSKGADYAIMELLGAPYAENLSGCQKNIVADTQYHLDCYGKEGLRTLCFTKKVVSSKHYEDWCLSRQRAMAAIDGREQLITDTAVQLETNLTLLGATGIEDRLQESVPDTILALREAGIKVWVLTGDKPETAVNIGYACRLLEDEDLVINMSCKNKLTCTSILDCTLEEVKRYENDPRNVDTTPDISLVIDGGTLAIALSPDLQGRFVELAKRCRSVLCCRVTPLQKSAVVKIIREKLRVMTLAVGDGANDVNMIQAADIGIGISGQEGMQAVMASDFAISHFKHLKKLLLVHGHWCYTRLANMIIYFFYKNLANVSLLFWYQFYCGFTAATMLDYWLLIFFNLFFTSAPPIMFGIMDKDVSAEVLLGVPELYRTGQGAGEYRLSTFWISMLDAFYQSLICFFIPYLAYQDSDIDVFTFGTPLNTVSLFTILLHLSIEIKAWVCVSRDEELYRPHSDCASQASGPTGSLHKRRVDQRVEGLQGRRAGQTFRAVHATLARPGRGSPDTNHLRFFRR, from the exons ATGGTGTGGTGGAGCCCTCTGTCTCTGATGAGGGACGCCCTCAGAGGTCAAAGGGCGCGTGACAAAGACCTCCGCCACTTGGTGTCTAATCTTCCTTACGAGGGCCTGGAGAAGAGGCAGCAACCCAACCGCTACTTTCCGCGAAACGCCATCAAGACCACCAAATACACCCTGCTCTTCTTCGTCCCCATGAACCTCTTTGAGCAGTTCCACCGCCTGGCCAACATCTACTTCATGGGCTTGGCTATTCTCAACTTTGTCCCCGTGGTGAACGCCTTCCAGCCCGAGGTGGCTCTCATCCCCATTTGTGTCATCCTGTCTCTCACCGCCCTCAAAGACGCCTGGGAGGACTTCAGGAGGTACCAGTCGGACAGGAAGCTCAATAACATGCCGTGCTTCATCTACAGCAG GAAAGACAAGCAGTTTACGGAGCGACGTTGGAAAGATGTGCAAGTGGGTGATTTCTTGAAGGTGCTTTGCAATGAAATTGTCCCTGCAGACCTTCTGCTCCTGCACACATCGGACACCAACGATGTGTGTCACATTGAGACAGCCAATCTGGATGGAGAGACCAACCTAAAGGAGAGGAGGGCGGTGGCCGGCCTCTGCGTCACG GAGCCTGACTTTGAACCTGAAAGTTTCAACAGCATTGTGGTGTGTGAAAAGCCCAATAACAATCTGAATCACTTCAAGTGTTATGT GGAGAAAGCAAATAAAGACAAGGTGGGTGCTGGAATAGAGAGTCTGCTGCTTCGAGGCTGTACTGTCAGAAATACAGACCATGCTGTTGGCTTTGTGGTGTATGCAG GCCATGAAACCAAGTCAATGCTGAACAACAATGGGCCAAGATACAAGCGCAGCAAACTAGAGCGGAAACTGAACGTGGACGTCATCTTTTGCGTCATTCTCCTCCTCGCCATGTGTCTGGTCGGCGCAGTAG GTCACTACTTTTGGCGGCAGACGCTACCTGGCGTGCCCCCTTACCTGGTCCCTGACAGCAACGGTCACCTGGACGGTCCCGGTCTGTCCAGCTTCTACATGTTCTTCAGCATGATCATCCTGCTGCAG gtcctgataCCCATCTCACTTTATGTTTCCATTGAGCTGGTGAAGATTGGCCAGATCTTCTTCATTACGAATGACATAGATCTTTATGACGAAGAGACAGACGGCCGTATACAGTGTAAAGCCTTGAACATTACAGAGGACCTGGGTCAGATTGAGTACATCTTCTCAGACAAGACAGGAACGCTCACGGagaacaagatggtgtttcggCGTTGCTCCATCATGGGGACAGAGTACCCGCACAAAGAAAACG CCATCCGTTTGGCTGTTATTGATGAGCCAGATTCAGAAGAGGAGGTCATCTTTAACCAGCAGCCGCAACCTTCACAGCCTGGATGGTCTCTGGACGCTGAGGACAGCAACCCCGAAGGCACACAACATCACCATGGAAGCAGACACAAGAGCAAGTTCGCAGGAAACGCCCAGAGCAACGTGGCCTTCAGCAGTCCACTG GAAACGGAGGTGATTCCAGACAGGAAGCTGCTCCAGCAGGTCGGCATTGCAgagagaagcagcagcagccggAAGATGGATCCATACCTGGACTTTTTTCTGGCTCTCGCCATTTGCAACACGGTGgtggtttccatggcaacagctCGGAGACAGAGG ACACAAGAGTACCCATGTTCCTTCCAGCCAACTAATCCATTGGATAACTTCTCCAACTTTTTGAAGAGAGCGGGTTCATTTCGCAACATATTTGCATCTAAAGCCAAAAGGGACCGAACCTTCTCAGACACCTCTTTTAAAGAGGACGATCGCTTTAGCCCCTCTTCAAAAGTGGACGACTCGGGAGTTTTCACATCACATGGTCAGAGTGAGGAGCCCAGCACGGTGTGCTATCAGGCAGAGAGTCCAGACGAGGCAGCTTTGGTGTATGCCGCCAAAGCGTATGGCTTCACTCTGCTGAGCCGCACCCCCGACAGTGTGACTGTGAGGCTGCCATCTGGCCAGAATCTGGTCTTTGAGGTTCTCGATACCCTCTCCTTTGACTCCAACAGGAAGAGAATGTCTGTTCTGGTGCGACACCCTATCACCAAAGAATTCGTGCTGTACTCCAAAGGTGCAGACTACGCGATCATGGAGCTGCTTGGTGCACCATATGCTG AAAATCTCAGCGGATGTCAGAAGAATATCGTTGCAGATACTCAATATCACCTTGACTGCTATGGTAAAGAGGGCCTGCGTACGCTTTGCTTCACTAAGAAG GTTGTGAGCTCCAAACACTATGAAGACTGGTGCCTGAGCAGGCAGAGAGCTATGGCTGCCATCGACGGCAGAGAGCAGCTCATTACAGACACCGCTGTGCAGCTGGAGACGAACCTCACCCTGCTGG GGGCGACAGGCATTGAGGACCGTCTGCAGGAGAGCGTTCCAGACACCATTCTGGCACTGCGGGAAGCGGGGATCAAGGTGTGGGTGCTGACTGGTGACAAGCCGGAGACAGCTGTCAACATTGGCTATGCCTGCAGgctgctggaagatgaagacCTGGTGATTAACATGAGCTGCAAAAACAAG ctCACATGCACTTCTATCCTGGACTGCACTCTGGAGGAGGTAAAGAGATACGAAAACGACCCTCGTAACGTGGATACGACCCCAGACATCTCTCTGGTGATCGATGGAGGCACCCTGGCCATAGCCCTGTCGCCGGATCTGCAGGGCCGATTTGTGGAGCTGGCAAAGCGTTGCCGCTCTGTGCTCTGCTGTCGAGTCACACCCTTGCAGAAGAGTGCAGTGGTGAAGATCATCAGGGAGAAGCTCAGGGTCATGACGCTAGCTGTTG GTGATGGTGCCAACGATGTTAACATGATCCAAGCAGCCGATATTGGGATCGGCATATCCGGTCAGGAAGGAATGCAG GCAGTCATGGCGAGTGACTTCGCAATATCTCACTTCAAACACCTTAAAAAGCTCCTGCTGGTTCACGGACACTGGTGCTACACTCGCCTGGCCAATATGATCATTTACTTCTTCTATAAGAATTTG GCCAATGTCAGCCTTCTCTTCTGGTATCAGTTCTACTGCGGCTTCACAGCGGCCACCATGTTGGACTACTGGTTGCTGATTTTCTTCAACCTCTTCTTCACCTCAGCGCCCCCCATTATGTTTGGAATCATGGACAAAGACGTTTCGGCGGAGGTGCTGCTCGGTGTGCCTGAGCTGTATAGGACGGGCCAAGGAGCAGGG GAATATAGATTGTCCACCTTCTGGATTTCCATGCTTGATGCCTTCTATCAGAGTCTCATTTgcttcttcattccatacttg GCCTACCAGGACTCGGACATTGATGTTTTTACCTTTGGAACTCCTTTGAACACAGTTTCCTTATTTACCATCCTGCTACATCTATCAATAGAGATCAAAGCCTGG GTATGTGTTTCACGTGATGAGGAACTCTATCGCCCCCACTCCGATTGTGCAAGCCAGGCATCTGGACCAACTGGATCCCTCCACAAGAGAAGAGTGGATCAAAGAGTGGAGGGGCTTCAGGGGCGGAGGGCGGGTCAAACGTTCCGAGCTGTCCACGCCACCCTTGCCCGTCCCGGACGTGGCTCCCCAGACACCAACCACCTCAGATTTTTTAGGAGATGA